The following coding sequences are from one Hymenobacter sp. DG25A window:
- the murG gene encoding undecaprenyldiphospho-muramoylpentapeptide beta-N-acetylglucosaminyltransferase, which produces MPHSKHHSANSTSGPLRLIISGGGTGGHIFPAVAIANEVRRRQPDAEILFVGANGRMEMTRVPEAGYQIVGLDITGLQRRLTPKNLMFPVRVFRSVRKAGKLLEEFRPDAVVGVGGYASAPVLLAATSRAIPTLIQEQNSYAGLVNKLLARRVNKICVAYEGMDSFFPADKLVITGNPVRTEIASGNREEALKFFGLDPARPVLLVIGGSLGARTLNQSTAAALPRLREAGVQLLWQTGKTYFAEAEQQAAPFADSNLKALEFIQRMDLAYAAADVVISRAGALSVSELCLTGKPSILVPSPNVAEDHQTKNAMALVRRDAAILVADAEAPGRLYNEALALLQDKARQQQLSAHVRQLAHPEATGTIVDELLALVSRP; this is translated from the coding sequence ATGCCGCATTCCAAGCACCATAGCGCCAACTCAACTTCCGGGCCCCTCCGCCTTATCATCAGCGGGGGCGGTACGGGTGGCCATATATTCCCGGCCGTGGCCATTGCCAACGAAGTGCGCCGTCGCCAGCCCGATGCGGAAATCCTGTTTGTGGGTGCCAATGGCCGCATGGAGATGACGCGCGTGCCGGAGGCTGGTTACCAGATTGTGGGCCTGGATATAACAGGTTTGCAACGCCGCCTGACGCCCAAAAACCTGATGTTCCCGGTGCGCGTGTTTCGCTCGGTGCGCAAGGCTGGCAAGCTGCTGGAAGAGTTTCGGCCCGATGCCGTGGTAGGAGTGGGGGGCTACGCCTCGGCGCCCGTACTGCTGGCGGCTACTTCCCGCGCCATTCCTACGCTCATTCAGGAGCAAAACTCCTACGCCGGCTTGGTAAACAAGCTGCTGGCCCGCCGCGTGAATAAAATCTGCGTGGCATACGAAGGCATGGATTCTTTCTTTCCAGCCGATAAGCTGGTGATAACTGGCAACCCCGTGCGCACGGAAATTGCCAGCGGTAATCGGGAAGAGGCTCTCAAGTTCTTTGGCCTGGATCCGGCCCGGCCCGTGCTGCTGGTAATAGGCGGCAGTCTGGGGGCCCGCACCCTGAATCAGTCCACGGCCGCCGCACTGCCGCGCCTGCGCGAAGCCGGCGTGCAGCTGCTCTGGCAAACCGGCAAAACCTACTTTGCTGAGGCCGAGCAGCAGGCGGCGCCGTTTGCCGACAGTAATCTGAAAGCCCTGGAATTCATTCAGCGCATGGACCTGGCCTACGCCGCGGCCGATGTGGTAATTAGCCGCGCCGGGGCATTGTCGGTGTCGGAGCTGTGTCTCACGGGCAAGCCCAGCATTCTGGTGCCCTCGCCCAACGTGGCCGAAGACCATCAAACCAAAAACGCCATGGCCCTAGTACGGCGCGATGCCGCCATCCTGGTTGCGGATGCCGAAGCCCCCGGCCGTTTATACAATGAGGCGCTGGCTTTGCTGCAGGATAAAGCCCGGCAGCAGCAGCTCAGTGCCCATGTGCGCCAGCTGGCTCACCCCGAGGCAACCGGAACCATTGTGGATGAACTT
- a CDS encoding FtsW/RodA/SpoVE family cell cycle protein yields the protein MDIIKNWLRNNLKGDPVLWGIVILFSLISIAVVYSATGTLAYKKMGGNTEYFLMKHTGLIFVGLFFMWLAHRIDYRHYSRLALYALLISVPLLVFTYFMGSNINEASRWLTIPVINQTFQPSDLAKLALIAHLASMLSRRQQHVQDFKTTLLPVMLWVGLICGIIIMSNASTALLLFATCLLLMFLGRVPLKQMAVMIAIGAVVGGIGLSTGQRFKTVQSRIENFTDKSKPVPFQLEHSYIAIATGGITGKGPGKSTERNILPHPYSDFIYAVIIEEYGLVGGVIVLFLYLAFLYRGLITVMNSYGAFGGLLSAGLSFSLVLQAMVNMGVAVGLGPITGLPLPLLSMGGTSLIFTGISIGIILSVSRGEREIRPMTGEPEDTVRIPKKTAYA from the coding sequence ATGGACATCATTAAAAACTGGCTGCGCAATAACCTGAAGGGCGACCCGGTCCTGTGGGGCATTGTTATTCTGTTCTCGCTGATCAGCATTGCGGTGGTGTACTCGGCCACGGGCACGCTGGCCTACAAGAAAATGGGCGGCAACACGGAGTACTTCCTCATGAAGCACACCGGCCTGATTTTCGTGGGCCTGTTCTTTATGTGGCTGGCGCACCGCATCGATTACCGGCACTACTCGCGCTTGGCGCTGTATGCGCTGCTGATTTCCGTGCCGCTGCTGGTGTTCACCTATTTCATGGGTTCCAACATCAACGAGGCTTCCCGCTGGCTGACCATTCCGGTTATCAACCAGACTTTCCAGCCTTCTGACCTGGCCAAGCTGGCGCTGATTGCCCACTTGGCTTCCATGCTCAGCCGCCGCCAGCAGCACGTGCAGGACTTTAAAACCACGCTGCTCCCCGTAATGCTGTGGGTGGGTTTGATTTGCGGCATCATCATTATGAGTAACGCCTCCACGGCGCTGCTGCTGTTTGCCACCTGCCTGCTGCTGATGTTCCTGGGCCGGGTTCCGCTGAAGCAGATGGCCGTGATGATTGCCATTGGCGCCGTAGTGGGCGGCATTGGTCTTTCCACGGGTCAGCGCTTTAAAACGGTGCAGTCGCGCATCGAGAACTTCACCGATAAGAGCAAGCCCGTGCCGTTTCAGCTGGAGCACAGCTACATAGCCATTGCCACGGGCGGCATTACGGGCAAAGGCCCCGGCAAAAGCACAGAGCGCAACATTCTGCCCCACCCATACTCCGACTTTATTTACGCCGTTATCATCGAGGAATATGGCCTGGTAGGCGGCGTTATCGTTCTGTTTTTATACCTGGCTTTCCTGTATCGGGGGTTGATTACGGTGATGAACAGCTACGGCGCTTTTGGCGGGTTGCTGTCGGCGGGCCTGAGCTTTAGTCTGGTGCTGCAGGCCATGGTAAATATGGGCGTAGCCGTAGGGCTGGGGCCTATTACCGGTCTGCCGCTACCTTTGCTGAGCATGGGCGGCACCTCCCTCATTTTTACGGGTATCAGCATTGGTATCATCCTGAGTGTGAGTCGGGGAGAGCGGGAAATTCGCCCCATGACCGGCGAGCCCGAAGACACCGTCCGCATACCCAAGAAAACCGCCTACGCCTGA
- the murD gene encoding UDP-N-acetylmuramoyl-L-alanine--D-glutamate ligase, with protein sequence MNIVILGAAESGVGAALLAKAKGHTVFVSDRGPIQLPYKQKLMAAGIPYEEGTHTMERVLAADEVVKSPGIPEKAPIIQALREKKTPIISEIEFAGRYTKAKYICITGTNGKTTTTLLTYHLLKEAGLKVGLAGNVGFSLAEQVIQDKHEYYVVELSSFQLDDTHDFQPWVAVLLNITPDHLDRYGYSLETYAQAKLRIARNLDSDGYFIYNADDEVIQKEFAAAFYETNQLPFSLHHRHDYHLAAYYTAEDRMCTNLNPGLDTGGQEISTAASPLIGQHNKQNMLAAVLCARIAGLEPEQIESALGTFHNADHRLQPVGEINGATFINDSKATNVEAAWYALDGIHQPIIWIAGGTDKGNDYTSLVPLAQSRVKALICLGVDNEKLKTVFGPVVPHLEETQSVATAVRRAAELAAPGDVVLLSPACASFDLFKNYEDRGRQFAQAVKKISAEM encoded by the coding sequence ATGAACATCGTAATTCTCGGAGCGGCGGAGAGTGGAGTAGGGGCGGCCCTGTTGGCTAAGGCCAAAGGCCACACCGTATTCGTGTCCGACCGGGGCCCGATTCAGCTGCCCTACAAGCAGAAGCTGATGGCCGCGGGCATTCCCTATGAGGAAGGCACGCACACCATGGAGCGCGTGCTGGCGGCGGATGAAGTGGTGAAAAGCCCCGGCATTCCGGAGAAAGCGCCCATCATTCAGGCCCTGCGCGAGAAGAAGACGCCTATTATCTCGGAAATTGAGTTTGCCGGCCGCTATACCAAGGCCAAGTACATCTGCATTACGGGCACCAACGGCAAAACAACGACCACGCTGCTCACCTATCACCTGCTGAAAGAAGCCGGGCTGAAGGTGGGCCTGGCAGGCAATGTGGGTTTTTCGCTGGCCGAGCAGGTTATACAGGATAAGCACGAGTACTACGTGGTGGAGCTGAGCTCTTTTCAACTCGATGACACCCACGACTTCCAGCCCTGGGTGGCGGTGCTGCTCAACATCACCCCCGACCACCTGGACCGCTACGGCTACTCCCTGGAAACCTACGCCCAGGCCAAGCTGCGCATTGCCCGCAACCTGGACAGCGACGGGTATTTCATTTACAATGCCGATGACGAGGTAATTCAGAAGGAGTTTGCTGCGGCTTTCTACGAAACCAACCAGCTTCCTTTCAGCCTGCACCACCGCCACGACTACCACCTGGCGGCGTATTACACGGCCGAAGACCGGATGTGCACCAACCTGAATCCCGGCCTGGACACTGGTGGCCAGGAAATCAGCACGGCCGCCTCGCCGCTTATTGGGCAGCACAACAAGCAAAACATGCTGGCCGCCGTGCTCTGCGCCCGCATAGCGGGGCTGGAGCCGGAGCAGATTGAATCGGCGCTGGGCACCTTCCACAACGCCGACCACCGCCTGCAGCCCGTAGGCGAAATCAACGGCGCTACATTCATCAACGACTCCAAAGCCACCAACGTGGAAGCGGCCTGGTATGCGCTGGATGGCATCCATCAGCCCATTATCTGGATTGCGGGCGGCACCGATAAAGGCAACGACTACACCTCCCTGGTACCCCTGGCCCAGTCCCGCGTGAAGGCCCTGATTTGCCTGGGCGTGGACAACGAAAAGCTGAAAACCGTTTTTGGCCCCGTGGTGCCGCACCTGGAGGAAACGCAAAGCGTGGCCACCGCCGTGCGCCGCGCCGCCGAGCTGGCTGCCCCCGGCGACGTGGTGCTGCTCTCCCCGGCCTGCGCCTCCTTCGACCTGTTCAAAAACTACGAGGACCGTGGGCGGCAATTCGCCCAGGCGGTGAAAAAAATAAGCGCTGAGATGTAA
- the mraY gene encoding phospho-N-acetylmuramoyl-pentapeptide-transferase: MLYYLFTYLYKTYHLPGAGVFQFISFRAAMAVVTSLIIAQFFGKPLIRILQRKQIGESIRDLGLTGQMEKKGTPTMGGLIILLAILVPVLLFAKLDNVYIVLMLLSTVWLGLIGFVDDYIKVVKKDKEGLAGRFKVLGQIGLGLTVGWVLFFSKDVTVRQYLLPNGELSAVDASTVYQDVKLMITTIPFAKNNELNYGNLFSYAGPYFNGLYSILYIPIVILIITAVSNGANITDGLDGLAAGTSAIIGITLAIFAFVSGNSVLADYLDIMYIPNSGELVIFCTAFVGACVGFLWYNSYPAQVFMGDTGSLAIGGIIAVLALIVRKELLIPVLCGIFLIENLSVMVQVGYFKYTRRKYGEGRRLLRMSPLHHHYQKLGYHESKIVSRFWIVGIMLAVFTLVTLKLR, from the coding sequence ATGCTCTATTACCTTTTTACGTATCTCTATAAGACTTACCACCTGCCGGGCGCGGGTGTTTTCCAGTTTATTTCGTTTCGGGCGGCCATGGCGGTGGTTACTTCGCTCATTATCGCGCAGTTTTTTGGCAAGCCGCTCATCCGCATCCTCCAGCGCAAGCAGATCGGGGAGAGCATCCGCGACCTGGGCCTGACGGGCCAGATGGAGAAGAAAGGCACCCCAACCATGGGTGGGCTCATTATTCTGTTGGCCATACTGGTGCCGGTGCTGCTGTTCGCCAAGCTCGATAACGTGTACATCGTGCTGATGCTGCTGAGTACCGTGTGGCTGGGCCTGATTGGTTTTGTGGATGACTACATCAAAGTAGTAAAGAAGGATAAAGAAGGCCTGGCCGGGCGCTTTAAGGTGCTGGGTCAGATTGGTTTGGGCCTCACGGTAGGCTGGGTTCTGTTTTTCAGCAAGGACGTAACCGTGCGCCAGTACCTGCTGCCCAACGGCGAGCTGTCGGCGGTAGATGCCAGCACCGTGTATCAGGATGTGAAGCTGATGATTACCACCATTCCCTTCGCCAAAAACAACGAACTGAACTACGGCAACCTGTTCAGCTACGCCGGCCCGTACTTCAACGGCCTGTACAGCATCCTCTACATTCCCATCGTGATTCTGATTATCACGGCCGTATCCAACGGCGCGAATATCACCGATGGCCTCGATGGGCTGGCGGCCGGCACTTCCGCCATCATTGGCATTACGCTGGCCATTTTCGCCTTCGTGAGTGGTAACTCGGTTCTGGCTGATTATCTCGACATTATGTACATCCCCAACTCCGGGGAGCTGGTAATTTTCTGTACGGCCTTTGTGGGGGCGTGCGTGGGTTTCCTGTGGTACAATAGCTATCCGGCCCAGGTTTTCATGGGCGACACTGGCTCGTTGGCCATTGGGGGCATCATTGCGGTGCTGGCCCTCATTGTGCGCAAAGAGCTGCTGATTCCGGTACTGTGCGGCATTTTCCTGATTGAGAACCTGTCGGTAATGGTGCAGGTGGGCTACTTCAAATACACCCGCCGCAAGTACGGTGAAGGCCGCCGGTTGCTTCGCATGTCGCCGCTGCACCACCACTATCAGAAGCTGGGCTACCACGAGTCCAAAATCGTGTCCCGGTTCTGGATTGTGGGCATTATGCTGGCTGTATTCACCCTTGTCACCCTGAAGCTGCGCTAA
- a CDS encoding UDP-N-acetylmuramoyl-L-alanyl-D-glutamate--2,6-diaminopimelate ligase, protein MESSLSHPLSFLLTGLKVVAQHGPAEVAVRGLTLDSRQAAPGLAFFALRGAATDGHQFIPKAVEQGVSVIFCEDLPAELNPATTYVQVPDSAAAMAVVAAAFYGQPSRKLKLVGITGTNGKTTCATVLHKLFRELGYHVGLLSTVQNQIDEEVIPATHTTPDAIRLNELLARMVQAGCSHVFMEVSSHAVVQHRVTGLHFAGGVFTNLTHDHLDYHCTFDEYLKAKKGFFDALPKTAFALINADDKRGMVMLQNTAARRETYSLRGPATFRARLIENAVHGLHLEVDGHEVQFRLIGVFNAYNILAIYGAAVLLGEDAAEVLTVLSGLTSAPGRFEPVVSAKTRVTGIVDYAHTPDALENVLDTIADIRQPQQQVITVVGCGGNRDGAKRPIMADLACKGSDRVILTSDNPRFEDPNDILAQMQAGVQPQDLGKVLTIADRREAIKTACALAGPGDIVLVAGKGHETYQEIKGVRSAFDDKQTLQEMFTLLGK, encoded by the coding sequence ATGGAATCTTCTCTCTCGCACCCCCTTTCGTTTCTGCTGACCGGCCTGAAGGTTGTGGCTCAGCACGGCCCGGCCGAGGTGGCAGTGCGCGGCCTCACGCTGGACTCACGGCAGGCCGCGCCCGGGCTGGCTTTCTTCGCCCTGCGCGGTGCCGCCACCGATGGCCACCAGTTTATTCCGAAGGCCGTGGAGCAGGGGGTAAGCGTTATTTTCTGCGAAGACCTGCCCGCCGAGCTGAACCCCGCCACCACCTACGTGCAGGTGCCGGACAGCGCGGCCGCCATGGCTGTTGTGGCCGCCGCTTTCTACGGGCAGCCTTCGCGCAAGCTTAAGCTGGTGGGCATTACGGGCACCAACGGCAAAACCACCTGCGCTACCGTGCTGCACAAGCTGTTCCGGGAGCTGGGCTACCACGTGGGCCTGCTGAGCACGGTGCAGAATCAGATTGACGAGGAGGTAATTCCGGCCACGCACACCACGCCCGATGCCATCCGGCTGAACGAGCTGCTGGCGCGCATGGTGCAGGCCGGCTGCTCCCACGTGTTTATGGAGGTAAGCTCCCACGCCGTAGTGCAGCACCGCGTCACGGGCCTGCACTTCGCGGGCGGTGTGTTTACCAACCTCACCCACGACCACCTCGACTACCACTGCACATTTGATGAGTATCTGAAAGCCAAAAAAGGCTTTTTCGATGCGCTGCCGAAAACGGCGTTTGCCCTGATCAACGCCGACGACAAGCGCGGCATGGTGATGCTGCAGAACACTGCTGCCCGCCGCGAAACTTACTCGCTGCGCGGTCCGGCCACGTTCCGGGCCCGGCTGATTGAAAATGCCGTGCATGGCCTGCACCTGGAGGTAGACGGCCACGAAGTGCAGTTCCGCCTCATTGGGGTGTTCAACGCTTATAACATCCTGGCCATTTATGGCGCGGCGGTGCTGCTGGGCGAAGATGCCGCCGAGGTGCTCACCGTACTATCGGGGCTGACCTCCGCGCCCGGGCGTTTTGAGCCGGTGGTTTCAGCGAAAACCCGCGTAACGGGCATTGTAGACTACGCCCACACGCCCGATGCGCTGGAAAATGTGCTCGATACCATTGCCGATATCCGCCAGCCCCAGCAGCAGGTGATTACCGTGGTGGGCTGCGGCGGCAACCGCGACGGGGCCAAGCGCCCCATCATGGCCGACCTGGCCTGCAAGGGCTCCGATAGAGTAATTCTGACTTCGGACAACCCCCGCTTCGAAGACCCCAATGATATTCTGGCTCAGATGCAGGCCGGTGTTCAGCCCCAGGACCTGGGCAAAGTACTCACCATTGCCGACCGGCGCGAGGCTATTAAAACCGCCTGCGCCCTGGCCGGCCCCGGCGACATTGTGCTGGTAGCCGGTAAAGGCCACGAAACTTATCAGGAAATCAAAGGCGTACGCTCCGCCTTCGACGACAAACAGACACTACAGGAAATGTTTACGCTATTGGGAAAATGA
- a CDS encoding penicillin-binding protein: MKGNVKKSIVTRVRLAFLGVCLFSAAVVWKVARIQFNEGEKWRALEQERRIVYQPVFATRGNIYSDNESIMATSLPFYRVAWDPSVVNEQTFRGGVDSLALLLSQFFKDRSPQEYRRKLVNAKRAKDPAVRYLRLNSRQINFQEKKLLTQWPIFRAGKNKGGAIFEKVDKRFRPFGGLAQRTIGFINEDKNGAGLEYTFNKHLAGKDGEALFERLPGGNKPIYDGTEVKPVPGYDVKTTLDINLQDVAENALYKSLVDNNAQYGCVILMEVKTGEIKAVANLGKVADGIYKEDYNYAIADQGRTEPGSTFKLASMMALFEENPDITLDDMVDTGNGRVYVGGAVKTDSHGYGKITVKQVFEKSSNIGVAKLIDHQFSKSPDKYTDYLKKFGLDKPLGFQMAGEARPYVKDPTDRSWSRTSLTTMSIGYELKLAPLQTLAFYNAVANNGVKVQPIIVREIKQADKVLEHFEPRVLNQKICSEETLAKVRAMMEGVVTEGTARGIRSADFTMAGKTGTAWKFKNGAYTKVYSTSFCGYFPADNPKYSCIVVVDSPKNGRIYGADVAAPVFRELADKAMARDAASQRPLLARAPVNKMRIPFVGGGMQEELQLVCERIGLKSESQADGDDWVHTGQTDSNTKTVALQVNPIKRGRVPNVVGMTLRDALFLLENRGLRVRLNGTGRVKAQSIAAGTPLQRGATVMLELQPIGQKAAAPAPLPAPEATKLAENKLLTPADPDPAKTRAALLEKQRRLKQQLTQEDADAPEIKSKSKAKV, encoded by the coding sequence ATGAAAGGAAACGTTAAAAAGTCCATTGTTACCCGCGTTCGGCTGGCGTTTTTGGGCGTCTGCCTGTTTTCGGCGGCCGTGGTGTGGAAGGTGGCGCGCATTCAGTTTAACGAAGGAGAGAAGTGGCGTGCCCTGGAGCAGGAGCGCCGCATTGTGTACCAGCCGGTGTTTGCTACCCGCGGCAACATTTACTCCGATAATGAGAGCATCATGGCCACCTCGCTGCCCTTCTACCGGGTGGCCTGGGACCCTTCCGTGGTAAATGAGCAGACTTTCCGGGGTGGGGTAGATTCCCTGGCGCTGCTGCTCTCGCAGTTTTTCAAAGACCGCAGCCCGCAGGAGTACCGCCGCAAGCTGGTGAATGCCAAGCGCGCCAAAGACCCGGCCGTGCGCTACCTGCGCCTCAACTCCCGCCAGATCAACTTTCAGGAGAAAAAGCTGCTCACGCAATGGCCCATCTTCCGGGCCGGCAAGAACAAGGGCGGGGCTATTTTTGAGAAAGTAGACAAGCGCTTCCGGCCCTTCGGCGGGCTGGCCCAGCGCACCATTGGCTTCATCAACGAAGACAAAAACGGCGCGGGTCTGGAGTACACCTTCAACAAGCATCTGGCCGGCAAAGACGGCGAAGCGCTGTTTGAGCGCCTGCCCGGCGGCAACAAGCCTATTTACGACGGCACCGAGGTGAAGCCCGTACCCGGTTACGACGTGAAAACGACCCTGGACATCAACCTGCAGGACGTAGCCGAAAATGCCCTCTACAAGTCCCTCGTGGATAACAACGCCCAGTATGGCTGCGTGATTCTGATGGAGGTGAAAACCGGCGAAATAAAGGCCGTGGCCAACCTGGGCAAGGTGGCCGATGGCATCTACAAGGAAGACTACAACTACGCCATTGCCGACCAGGGCCGGACCGAGCCGGGCTCGACCTTCAAGCTGGCCTCTATGATGGCCCTGTTTGAGGAAAACCCCGACATTACTCTGGACGACATGGTGGACACCGGCAACGGCCGCGTGTACGTGGGCGGCGCCGTGAAAACGGACTCGCACGGCTACGGCAAGATTACCGTGAAGCAGGTGTTCGAAAAGTCCTCCAACATCGGCGTGGCCAAGCTCATCGACCACCAGTTCAGCAAAAGCCCTGATAAGTACACCGACTACCTGAAGAAGTTTGGGTTGGATAAGCCGCTGGGCTTCCAGATGGCCGGCGAGGCCCGTCCCTACGTGAAGGACCCCACCGACCGCAGCTGGAGCCGCACCTCGCTCACTACCATGAGCATTGGCTACGAGCTGAAGCTGGCGCCGCTGCAAACTCTGGCCTTCTACAACGCCGTGGCCAACAACGGCGTGAAGGTGCAGCCCATTATTGTGCGGGAAATAAAGCAGGCCGATAAGGTGCTGGAGCACTTTGAACCCCGGGTACTGAATCAGAAAATCTGCTCGGAAGAAACGCTGGCCAAAGTGCGCGCCATGATGGAAGGCGTGGTAACGGAAGGCACCGCCCGCGGCATCCGCTCCGCCGACTTCACCATGGCCGGCAAAACCGGCACCGCCTGGAAATTCAAGAACGGCGCCTACACCAAAGTGTATTCCACCAGCTTCTGCGGCTACTTCCCCGCCGATAATCCCAAGTACAGCTGCATTGTCGTAGTCGATTCGCCCAAGAACGGCCGTATTTACGGCGCCGATGTGGCGGCCCCCGTGTTCCGGGAGCTGGCCGACAAAGCCATGGCCCGCGACGCGGCCAGCCAACGGCCGCTGCTGGCCCGCGCCCCCGTTAACAAGATGCGTATTCCTTTTGTGGGCGGCGGCATGCAGGAAGAGCTGCAGCTGGTGTGTGAGCGTATTGGTCTGAAAAGTGAAAGTCAGGCCGACGGCGACGACTGGGTGCATACCGGGCAGACGGACAGCAACACCAAAACAGTGGCTTTGCAGGTGAATCCTATCAAGCGCGGTCGGGTGCCAAACGTAGTAGGTATGACGCTGCGCGATGCCTTGTTCCTGCTGGAAAACCGCGGTTTGCGCGTGCGCCTGAACGGCACTGGTCGGGTAAAGGCGCAGTCGATAGCCGCTGGCACGCCCTTGCAGCGGGGCGCTACGGTAATGTTGGAGCTGCAGCCTATTGGCCAGAAAGCGGCGGCTCCGGCTCCGCTGCCGGCTCCTGAGGCTACCAAGCTGGCCGAAAACAAGCTGCTGACCCCCGCTGACCCGGACCCCGCTAAAACCCGGGCCGCCCTGCTGGAAAAGCAGCGCCGGCTCAAGCAGCAGCTAACCCAGGAAGACGCCGACGCTCCGGAAATCAAATCTAAATCGAAAGCTAAAGTATAA
- a CDS encoding FtsL-like putative cell division protein has product MAINTLRPLSSQPRANVPREVAPPAPAPEPPREPAREKPERPRPTRQRSTWSVFSLLDRLASMDGLFREGLPVRFLPHLLFIMFLTLVYIGNTHYGLRMNRSIQKLKLETEDLRADYTTLKSDYMEASKQSEVARKVAAYGLVESSSPPFRITVPAGRLDAAELDTKPLLTADSVAAQAVADSAARANPPAAEDEPVDVGAPPVPVGVPTTEATEAALHQSEAETATKPSSNRSATRRNERKR; this is encoded by the coding sequence ATGGCCATTAATACGCTTCGTCCGCTTTCCTCGCAGCCCCGGGCCAATGTGCCCCGGGAGGTAGCGCCGCCTGCCCCCGCGCCGGAGCCGCCGCGTGAACCGGCCCGTGAAAAGCCGGAGCGCCCGCGCCCCACGCGGCAGCGCAGCACCTGGAGTGTGTTTTCCCTCCTGGACCGGCTGGCCAGTATGGATGGGCTGTTCCGGGAAGGGCTGCCCGTGCGCTTTTTGCCGCACCTGCTGTTTATCATGTTCCTCACGCTGGTTTATATCGGCAACACGCACTATGGCCTGCGCATGAACCGCAGCATTCAGAAACTGAAGCTGGAAACCGAGGACCTGCGCGCCGACTATACCACCCTGAAATCCGACTACATGGAGGCCAGCAAGCAGAGCGAGGTGGCCCGCAAAGTGGCTGCCTACGGCCTGGTGGAAAGCTCCTCGCCGCCGTTCCGCATTACCGTGCCCGCCGGCCGCCTGGATGCCGCCGAACTGGACACCAAGCCCTTGCTCACGGCAGATTCCGTAGCGGCCCAGGCCGTGGCTGACTCCGCCGCCCGCGCCAACCCGCCCGCCGCCGAAGATGAGCCCGTGGATGTAGGCGCGCCGCCCGTGCCGGTGGGCGTACCCACCACGGAAGCCACCGAAGCCGCCTTACACCAATCCGAAGCAGAAACCGCCACCAAGCCTTCTTCCAATCGTTCAGCAACCCGCCGCAATGAAAGGAAACGTTAA
- the rsmH gene encoding 16S rRNA (cytosine(1402)-N(4))-methyltransferase RsmH — protein sequence MSTEYQNDTAYHRPVMLAECLAGLDMQPDGRYVDVTFGGGGHSARMLERLTTGHLYSFDQDADAEREAAQLARPQFTFIRSNFRNLYQELAQRNALPVDGLLADLGVSSHQFDTPERGFSTRFDGPLDMRMNSEDGPSAADVVNDYEEAALHRIFGMYGEVTNARTLARTLATARRGHSIQSIGELKKAIASCMPRGKENKYLAQVFQALRIEVNDEMTALQEMLEQTAQVLRPGGRLVVMSYHSLEDRLVKNFMAKGKFFGEADKDLFGHTHVPFDVLTRKPVEASAEEVAANSRARSAKLRIAVRNTFNSDFSIS from the coding sequence ATGAGCACCGAATACCAGAACGATACCGCCTACCACCGCCCCGTAATGCTGGCCGAATGCCTGGCCGGGCTGGATATGCAGCCCGACGGCCGGTACGTAGACGTGACGTTTGGCGGCGGCGGCCACTCGGCCCGCATGCTGGAGCGCCTCACCACCGGCCACCTGTACAGCTTTGACCAGGATGCCGATGCCGAGCGCGAAGCTGCCCAGCTGGCCCGCCCGCAGTTCACCTTTATTCGCAGCAATTTCCGCAACCTTTACCAGGAGCTGGCCCAGCGCAACGCCCTGCCCGTCGATGGCCTCCTGGCCGACCTGGGCGTATCCTCCCACCAGTTTGATACCCCGGAGCGCGGCTTCAGCACCCGCTTTGATGGCCCCCTGGACATGCGCATGAACTCCGAAGACGGCCCCAGCGCCGCCGACGTGGTGAATGACTATGAGGAAGCCGCCCTGCACCGCATTTTCGGGATGTACGGCGAGGTGACCAACGCCCGCACCCTGGCCCGCACGCTGGCCACTGCCCGCCGCGGCCACTCCATCCAGAGCATTGGGGAGCTAAAAAAAGCCATTGCCAGCTGCATGCCCCGCGGTAAGGAGAATAAGTACCTGGCTCAGGTATTTCAGGCCCTGCGCATCGAAGTAAACGATGAAATGACGGCCCTGCAGGAAATGCTGGAGCAAACGGCCCAGGTGCTGCGCCCCGGTGGCCGGCTGGTGGTGATGTCCTACCACTCTCTGGAAGACCGGCTGGTGAAGAACTTCATGGCCAAGGGCAAGTTTTTTGGCGAAGCCGATAAAGACCTGTTTGGCCACACGCATGTGCCTTTTGATGTGCTCACGCGCAAGCCGGTAGAAGCTTCTGCCGAGGAAGTGGCCGCCAACAGCCGCGCCCGCTCGGCCAAGCTGCGCATTGCCGTTCGCAACACTTTTAATTCTGACTTCTCAATTTCCTGA